From the genome of uncultured Bacteroides sp.:
TCCACTTAAAATACAACCATTTAGAACAATTGATTAATTATGTAAAACAGTAGAACTCAAATCAATAATAGATTACATATAAAATGTTTGGCAATACTATAATAAATTTCTATATTTTAGTAGCTTTTCATAGTAAAAAGGACTATCACTTTGGACAGCCCCATCTTTTTATTTTATCTGTATATTCCTATAAAAAACTAACTCACAACTATATTAAAATAATTATGAGTTAGAAAACATAAACCAATTAAAATCAACAATTAAAAATACCGGCCTCCTCTTGATAAATGGTTTCCAAAGAGAACAGAATTCAAAAAGAGTCTGCTGGTTTCAATCCATGTAGCTCTGAAGTTTGGGTTATCAGAGAACAAAACAACAGTACCGGCTCCCACATTTACATAATCAATAGCAGCCGTATTTCTTATTTTTGATATATTCTCTTTAGAAACATATCCGTTGATTAATGGAGATGACGTATATTTTGCAACAGTGCCATAAGGGCTTTTTGTTGGTTTAAGTAAAGTTAAACCCTCACGAAGTACAAAAATATTCCGATTTTTAAAGCCAAAACCTATCGGATTTGTAATATCCAAATCAAGTGAGAAAATTGAACCACTCAATCGCTTTGCACCTTCTTTTTCATTTGCTCTTACAAAATCAGCCCGTTCATTTACTAATTGAACTTTCACCGTATCAATCAGATTCTCATTAACAATACCTTGTTTTATTACCCATTCCGAAGCATCATCAAATGTAATCAAAACATTTCCGGCAGAAACCCATTCCTTAATTTTTTTCTCATCATTTTTTCCTAGATAATTATAAGTTCCACCGGCAAGTACCAAAGTGTTATATTTACTCAGGTCAGCACGATCTAAGATATTAATATTAAGTTTTGTTGCCGGAATTCCGATATATTGATTCAAAACAAACCAAGCTTCACCAGCTTCAGTAGAAGATATTCCCTGTCCTGTTAAGATGGCAACTTTAGGTTCTCTTACTAGTTTTATATTTTCACTACCTAAATCAATTCCATTCAAACTCAGTCCTGTGTTAACAGAATAAAATCTCACTTTTGCATACGCACTTACTTTGCTGATAACTTTATAAAGCGAATCTGAGTCTATTTTTTGCCCAGCTACAGGTATTACAACCGAACCATATCCAAACTCCTGTAGTTTATTACCTATTTTAGTAGTAAAGGGTTTAAATGCCGTTTTTGTATTCAATCCTAAATGAGTCAAAGAATATAATGCCTTGTATGAATTTAATTCAGTCCAGTCAAGAATATATGCATATTTTGATGAGCCATTCACAATATCACCATTCAGCTCTTTTATCCTTAACACCTGATCTCCTTTGTTAAAAAAGTCATCTTTAATCTTTGCATACTGAATTCCATAAGCATGCACTAACGACCATGCTGTAATGTCCATAAAAGTAGAATCTTTGAATGATGTATTTTCTTCAAAAATTGAATGAACAAGACGATATTGAGATTGTTGAGCGGGAACTACATAAGAATACTCTGGTTCAAAGTTCTTTCCGTTGATAGAATGACTTTTTTGAAGTGCATAGACCTCTATACGATGTTGTAGTAACAAATCAAGAAATTTCTGAGTAAGAGACTGATCAGCTACATTTCCAAACAAATAACCTTTTGTAGAATTACTTTTGGCCAAATCTATAGCAGACTTAAAGAAATCTTTCTGATGTTTAAGAAGAGTAGCCCTTTCATCATAAGCAGCCTTTATTGTTGCAATACTTGTTACAAACTGATTCCTGATAGTGAAAGGAAAAGTTAAGTTTCCTGTCTTTGTTTCCTGAACTAAACCACGTGAACTACCTTGTTCAAGAGTAGTTCCCACACCACCGGTTATATCCGGATAAGTAGAACCATAAATCGGAGCTATATTATCAAATTGTTCTTTAGTGAAATATAAAGAGCCAATATTGTCAAGAGCTTGTGAAAAATGATTTGCTAAAATCACATTCAATTTTTCATAAGTAGAATTAGGAGTTATTGGATTCCATGTTCCAATTGGTCTTGATGGTTCAAAATAATAAGTACTATTAGCCCCCATTTCATGATAATCATCAAAGATATTAGGATACCACTGGTGATAGAAAGCAACCCTTGCCTGACTTTCGGGGGCAACCAGACTAAGCCAGTCACGATTCAGATTAATAGAATAATGATTCCCCCTTGCACCAGGCCATGTTTCATTATGTTCTTCATCAAACGGGTCAGCAACTGGAGGAAACGATTTCCATGAATTATGCCAGTTTGCAGCATGATCCCTTCCATCCGGATTCTGTGCCGGATCAATATGCACAACTATTTGCTTTAAATAGTTCTGAACTTCAGTGTTCTGTGATGCAACAAGATAATAAGCAGCAAGAAGAGCTGCTTCCCCACTTGATGTTTCATTTCCATGAACACCGTAACCCAGATAAACTACTGCCGGTAATTTATCATAGTCTGGTTCTGGTTTAGTTGGGTCAACAAGGGTTAAATGTTCTTTTCTTATCTCTTCAAGTCTTGAACTGTTTTCAGGAGAAGTAATAGTCAGGATTACCAAATCTCTTTCTTCATGGGTTTTTCCGATAACAGAAAATTTCACTTTATCAGAAAGACGGGAAAGTTCCTTAAAATATTCAACAATCTTATCATAGCGGGTAAAATGAGATCCAATAGGATATCCTAAAAAAGCTTCAGGAGTAGGAATCTTTGGATCAAATTTGTCAGAACCAGAAAAATAATAATTAGGCTGTGCCTGTAATGATATTGTTATAAACAGAAACAATAAAACACTTATTTTCTTTACTATATTCATCTTAACTATATAATTAAATTAATACCCCGGATTTTGTGTAGCATCTGAATCTGATAAAATATCGGACTGAGGAATTGGAAAGAGCCAGTAATCAGTATTTGTTAATCCTAATACCTCCCCTACTCTTTTTGTTCTAACCAAATCGAACCAACGGTGTGCTTCAAAAGCAAATTCTACACCGTTTTCGTCTTCAATAGCCTTAATAATTTCACTTTGAGATGTGCCAGTAAATGCAGGAACATTTGCTCTTGCCCTCACTAAATTCAAATCACTTACAGCCCCTGTCAAGTCTGGATTTGCTTTCTTTGCTCTGGCTTCAGCTCTAATCAGATAAAGTTCAGCAATACGAATCACATACGATGGATCTGTACTTGAAGAAATTGTGTTATAAAGTACACCATAAACAGAACTACCACTCCCAGCAATAATTGTATTTCTACTTCCTCCTATATC
Proteins encoded in this window:
- a CDS encoding M14 family zinc carboxypeptidase, with translation MNIVKKISVLLFLFITISLQAQPNYYFSGSDKFDPKIPTPEAFLGYPIGSHFTRYDKIVEYFKELSRLSDKVKFSVIGKTHEERDLVILTITSPENSSRLEEIRKEHLTLVDPTKPEPDYDKLPAVVYLGYGVHGNETSSGEAALLAAYYLVASQNTEVQNYLKQIVVHIDPAQNPDGRDHAANWHNSWKSFPPVADPFDEEHNETWPGARGNHYSINLNRDWLSLVAPESQARVAFYHQWYPNIFDDYHEMGANSTYYFEPSRPIGTWNPITPNSTYEKLNVILANHFSQALDNIGSLYFTKEQFDNIAPIYGSTYPDITGGVGTTLEQGSSRGLVQETKTGNLTFPFTIRNQFVTSIATIKAAYDERATLLKHQKDFFKSAIDLAKSNSTKGYLFGNVADQSLTQKFLDLLLQHRIEVYALQKSHSINGKNFEPEYSYVVPAQQSQYRLVHSIFEENTSFKDSTFMDITAWSLVHAYGIQYAKIKDDFFNKGDQVLRIKELNGDIVNGSSKYAYILDWTELNSYKALYSLTHLGLNTKTAFKPFTTKIGNKLQEFGYGSVVIPVAGQKIDSDSLYKVISKVSAYAKVRFYSVNTGLSLNGIDLGSENIKLVREPKVAILTGQGISSTEAGEAWFVLNQYIGIPATKLNINILDRADLSKYNTLVLAGGTYNYLGKNDEKKIKEWVSAGNVLITFDDASEWVIKQGIVNENLIDTVKVQLVNERADFVRANEKEGAKRLSGSIFSLDLDITNPIGFGFKNRNIFVLREGLTLLKPTKSPYGTVAKYTSSPLINGYVSKENISKIRNTAAIDYVNVGAGTVVLFSDNPNFRATWIETSRLFLNSVLFGNHLSRGGRYF